In Devosia litorisediminis, one genomic interval encodes:
- a CDS encoding ABC transporter permease: MTDVIAAKPRRRFSWEFLGVAPFILFGLMFLVLPTLYLLGGAFIGRDGEFTFDNILGLFTDQIMAAYWISIRVAGASSIIGALAGLAIALAIIRGRLPAPLRSAIMTFSGVASNFAGVPLAFAFIATLGRLGLVTIIAKTVFGIDIYRAGFNLLSFWGLTLTYLYFQIPLMILIIAPAIDGLKKEWSEAAASLGAQPWQFWRYIGLPILWPSFLGTVSLLFANAFGAIATAYGLTGSSLNIVPILLYAQIRGDALQNPGLGAALALGMVVITALANVLYLVISARAERWMK, from the coding sequence ATGACCGACGTGATCGCCGCCAAACCGCGCCGTCGCTTCTCCTGGGAATTCCTGGGCGTCGCGCCCTTCATCCTTTTCGGATTGATGTTCCTCGTCCTGCCCACGCTGTATTTGCTGGGTGGCGCCTTTATCGGCCGCGATGGCGAGTTCACATTCGACAATATCCTGGGCCTGTTCACCGACCAGATCATGGCCGCCTACTGGATTTCGATCCGCGTTGCCGGCGCCTCCTCGATCATTGGTGCACTGGCCGGCCTGGCCATTGCCCTGGCCATTATTCGCGGTCGCCTGCCCGCCCCGCTGCGCTCGGCCATCATGACCTTTTCGGGCGTCGCCTCCAATTTTGCGGGCGTGCCGCTAGCCTTTGCCTTCATCGCCACTCTGGGTCGGCTGGGACTGGTCACCATCATCGCCAAGACGGTCTTCGGCATCGACATCTATCGCGCCGGCTTCAACCTGCTCAGCTTCTGGGGCCTGACGCTGACCTATCTCTATTTCCAGATCCCGCTGATGATCCTGATCATCGCGCCCGCCATTGACGGGCTCAAAAAGGAGTGGAGCGAAGCTGCCGCCAGCCTGGGCGCCCAGCCCTGGCAGTTCTGGCGCTATATCGGTCTGCCCATCCTCTGGCCCAGTTTTCTGGGCACCGTCTCGCTGCTCTTCGCCAATGCCTTTGGCGCCATCGCCACCGCCTACGGCCTGACCGGCTCCTCGCTCAACATCGTGCCCATCCTGCTCTACGCCCAGATCCGGGGCGACGCGCTGCAGAACCCCGGCCTGGGCGCTGCGCTGGCGCTGGGCATGGTGGTGATCACCGCGCTGGCCAATGTGCTCTATCTGGTCATCTCGGCCCGCGCCGAAAGGTGGATGAAATGA
- a CDS encoding ABC transporter ATP-binding protein, producing the protein MASDFLKVSGLTKTYGANTVVKSVDFSFAQGEFISLLGPSGCGKTTILRMIAGFETPTSGSITIDGQDITTLKPNQRQLGMVFQAYALFPNLNVGDNIGFGLKIAGVPREERRARVDEMLKLIGLPGFEKRYPYEMSGGQQQRVALARAIAPRPRMLLLDEPLSALDAKIRVSLREEIRAIQLDLGITTVFVTHDQEEALSISDRIVVMNAGHIEQLGAPHEIYNKPATRFVATFVGHLNNLDVVVTDPASKTVTIDGQPLTVPDLPSDVALNANSVLTVRPEVLTIGAREGNDVTLTGTVSDVTFLGSVIRIRVALGSNIVSLDTFNDQRSAPPKRGEAITISLASKDLLVLAN; encoded by the coding sequence ATGGCATCTGATTTTCTCAAGGTCTCCGGCCTCACCAAGACCTACGGCGCCAACACCGTGGTCAAATCCGTCGACTTCTCCTTTGCCCAGGGTGAGTTCATCTCTCTGCTGGGGCCCTCGGGCTGCGGCAAGACCACCATTCTGCGCATGATCGCCGGCTTTGAGACGCCCACCTCGGGCAGCATCACCATTGATGGGCAGGACATCACCACGCTTAAGCCCAATCAGCGCCAGCTCGGCATGGTGTTCCAGGCCTATGCCCTGTTCCCCAATCTCAATGTCGGCGACAATATCGGCTTCGGTCTCAAGATCGCTGGCGTCCCGCGCGAGGAACGACGCGCCCGCGTCGATGAAATGCTCAAGCTGATCGGTCTGCCGGGCTTCGAAAAGCGCTACCCCTATGAGATGAGCGGCGGACAGCAGCAGCGTGTTGCCCTCGCCCGCGCCATTGCCCCGCGCCCGCGCATGTTGTTGCTCGATGAGCCGCTCTCCGCCCTCGACGCCAAGATCCGCGTGTCGCTGCGCGAAGAGATCCGCGCCATCCAGCTCGATCTGGGCATCACCACCGTCTTCGTCACCCATGATCAGGAAGAGGCGCTGTCGATCTCCGATCGCATCGTGGTGATGAATGCCGGCCATATCGAACAGCTCGGCGCGCCGCACGAGATCTACAACAAGCCGGCCACCCGTTTCGTCGCCACCTTCGTGGGACACCTCAACAATCTCGATGTTGTCGTCACCGATCCGGCCAGCAAGACCGTTACCATTGACGGTCAGCCCCTCACCGTGCCCGATCTGCCATCAGATGTGGCGCTCAATGCTAACAGTGTGCTGACAGTTCGCCCCGAAGTGCTCACCATTGGCGCCCGCGAGGGCAATGATGTAACGCTGACAGGCACCGTCTCCGACGTCACCTTCCTGGGCTCGGTAATCCGCATCCGTGTCGCCCTGGGAAGCAACATTGTCAGCCTGGACACGTTTAACGATCAACGCTCCGCCCCGCCCAAGCGCGGCGAGGCGATCACCATCAGCCTCGCCAGCAAGGACTTGCTGGTGCTGGCCAATTAG
- a CDS encoding ABC transporter permease, giving the protein MKQNRFWAWVVFLMGAAYFVVPLVATFEFSLRMRRGYYSFDSYASVFSDPNFQATFSYSVMIGVFSILVGILIVVPAVYFVRLRMPWLRPFMEFFTLLPLIIPAIILVYGYLRLYNSSSIIPFTGSALGTDILLTFAYVALALPYTYRAVDTGMRTIDVQTLTEAAQIAGANTFQIIGQIILPNILVAVLSGAFLTFAIVIGEFVIASLLNRPAFGPYLQNIGANRAYEPAALAIISFILTWGAMGMINVLGRFAPRTSARTD; this is encoded by the coding sequence ATGAAACAGAACCGCTTCTGGGCCTGGGTCGTCTTTCTCATGGGTGCCGCCTATTTCGTGGTGCCACTGGTTGCCACCTTTGAATTTTCGCTGCGCATGCGCCGCGGCTATTACAGCTTTGACAGCTACGCCTCGGTGTTCTCCGATCCCAACTTTCAGGCCACCTTCAGCTATTCGGTGATGATCGGGGTATTCTCCATCCTGGTGGGCATTCTCATTGTCGTGCCTGCCGTCTATTTCGTGCGGCTGCGCATGCCCTGGCTGCGCCCCTTCATGGAATTCTTCACCCTGCTGCCCCTGATCATCCCCGCCATCATCCTGGTCTATGGCTATCTGCGGCTCTACAATTCCAGCTCGATCATCCCCTTCACCGGCAGTGCGCTGGGCACCGACATCCTGCTCACCTTCGCCTATGTCGCGCTGGCCCTGCCCTATACCTATCGCGCCGTCGATACGGGCATGCGCACCATCGATGTGCAGACCCTGACCGAGGCCGCCCAGATCGCTGGTGCCAATACATTCCAGATCATTGGCCAGATCATCCTGCCCAACATTCTGGTGGCCGTGCTCTCAGGCGCCTTCCTGACCTTCGCTATCGTCATCGGCGAATTCGTCATTGCCAGCCTGCTCAACCGCCCGGCCTTTGGCCCCTATCTGCAGAATATCGGCGCCAACCGCGCCTATGAGCCAGCGGCTTTGGCGATTATTTCCTTTATCCTCACCTGGGGTGCCATGGGCATGATCAACGTGCTTGGCCGCTTCGCCCCCCGCACTTCCGCCAGGACCGATTGA
- a CDS encoding imelysin family protein has product MRILLIAVMMLALGGGAQGQSLPKPMAAEAVLRAAVVDVIRPSVIRFDAVSRGLKSAVGSLCAEPDADGLAIARQEFGQVVVAYGKVDFLRLGPLMEDNRADRLFFWPDRRGIGLKQVQAILAEQDALATDLAGLKAKSVAVQGLGALEFVLFGTGSESLSGAEGAFRCAYGSAIAANIAEIAKALVAGWYLPNGVADRLQAPRAEYADYRSNIEALEEIVGLVAHGSEALRDKHLKPFMASAEKAAAPKLAAFWRSGLTMDFVRANIEGMRALVALSGVARAVGEKDQGLDNTIDFEFRNAIRALDLVTLPVAEAVADDKQAKALDYLVLVTGSLQGIVGEQLSAALGLSVGFSALDGD; this is encoded by the coding sequence ATGCGCATATTGCTGATCGCCGTGATGATGCTGGCTCTGGGCGGGGGCGCGCAGGGGCAGTCGCTGCCCAAGCCGATGGCGGCGGAGGCCGTGTTGCGCGCGGCGGTGGTCGATGTGATCCGGCCCAGCGTGATCCGGTTCGATGCGGTCAGTCGCGGGCTTAAAAGCGCCGTCGGTTCGCTGTGTGCGGAGCCGGATGCGGACGGGCTGGCGATCGCCAGGCAGGAATTCGGCCAGGTAGTTGTGGCCTATGGCAAGGTCGATTTCCTGCGCCTTGGTCCGCTGATGGAAGACAATCGTGCGGACCGGCTGTTCTTCTGGCCGGATCGCCGCGGCATCGGGCTCAAGCAAGTGCAGGCCATTCTGGCGGAGCAGGATGCGCTGGCGACCGACCTTGCGGGCCTGAAGGCCAAAAGCGTGGCCGTGCAGGGGCTGGGGGCCCTGGAATTTGTGCTGTTCGGCACCGGATCGGAAAGCCTGAGTGGCGCAGAGGGGGCGTTTCGCTGTGCCTATGGCAGCGCGATTGCCGCCAATATTGCGGAGATCGCCAAGGCGCTGGTGGCGGGCTGGTATCTGCCCAATGGCGTGGCCGACCGGCTGCAGGCGCCGCGGGCGGAGTATGCCGACTACCGCTCCAATATCGAGGCGCTCGAAGAGATTGTCGGGCTGGTAGCACATGGCAGCGAGGCGCTGCGCGACAAGCATCTCAAGCCCTTTATGGCCAGCGCGGAAAAGGCGGCAGCGCCCAAGCTGGCCGCATTCTGGCGCTCGGGGCTGACGATGGACTTTGTACGCGCCAATATCGAGGGCATGCGAGCGCTGGTGGCGCTGTCGGGCGTGGCGCGGGCGGTGGGCGAGAAGGATCAGGGGCTCGACAACACGATCGACTTTGAATTCCGCAATGCGATCCGGGCGCTGGATCTGGTAACGCTGCCGGTGGCTGAGGCAGTGGCCGATGACAAGCAGGCCAAGGCGCTTGATTATCTGGTGTTGGTGACGGGCTCGCTGCAGGGGATTGTGGGTGAGCAATTGTCGGCGGCGCTGGGGCTGAGTGTCGGGTTTTCGGCACTGGATGGCGACTGA
- a CDS encoding phosphotransferase family protein: protein MTLDTLRDAITQALGAPSPLTAIAGGDESAAYGFDCNGQAFIARVSASARGFRKDRLIQQRYGGVLPIPVIRAIVPLGQAEWLCISERAEGTTLQDTEAADVARACAGVAAVLRDIGSIDMADAGGFGWLDQAGRAQMPNWRHFLGAVADPVHYDWARIADRGPAGKPDALLARLQELAAHCPEKACLVHGDFGSSNVLCADGNVTAVIDWSEALVGDPLYDVANLVFWRGWLDCMEQQAQFYEQYAPAALGDPDVLDCYMLRIGLQRLFEAVREGDRKVADWLLARCVAIAG from the coding sequence ATGACGCTGGATACGCTGCGCGATGCCATCACCCAGGCCCTGGGCGCACCATCGCCATTGACCGCCATTGCCGGGGGCGACGAGTCTGCGGCCTATGGATTTGATTGTAACGGGCAGGCGTTCATTGCGCGGGTGTCTGCGTCGGCACGGGGTTTTCGAAAAGACCGGCTGATCCAGCAACGCTATGGTGGGGTTCTGCCTATTCCGGTGATCCGCGCGATTGTGCCCCTGGGGCAAGCGGAATGGCTCTGCATATCCGAGCGCGCCGAGGGCACGACGCTGCAAGACACAGAGGCGGCCGATGTGGCCCGCGCATGTGCGGGCGTTGCCGCCGTGTTGCGCGATATCGGGAGCATCGACATGGCGGATGCTGGCGGTTTTGGATGGCTTGATCAGGCGGGCAGGGCGCAGATGCCGAACTGGCGCCATTTTCTGGGCGCTGTGGCGGACCCGGTCCACTATGACTGGGCCCGCATTGCGGACCGGGGGCCGGCAGGCAAACCTGACGCGCTCCTGGCACGGCTGCAGGAACTGGCGGCGCATTGCCCGGAGAAAGCCTGCCTGGTGCATGGCGATTTCGGCTCCAGCAATGTGCTGTGTGCCGACGGCAACGTGACCGCTGTGATCGACTGGTCAGAAGCGCTGGTGGGTGACCCGCTCTATGATGTGGCCAATCTGGTGTTCTGGCGCGGCTGGCTCGATTGCATGGAGCAGCAGGCGCAGTTCTATGAACAATACGCCCCCGCCGCATTGGGCGACCCTGATGTGCTGGATTGCTACATGCTGCGGATCGGGCTGCAGCGCCTGTTCGAAGCGGTGCGCGAGGGTGACCGCAAAGTCGCCGACTGGTTGCTGGCGCGGTGCGTGGCTATTGCGGGCTGA
- a CDS encoding DUF1513 domain-containing protein — protein MWQRRAFLQAAGAGFAASLMPRQSLALERTALVFASAVQTAKGRYGAVLLGEAGELIASIDLPDRGHDVTISRAAGRGVVFARQPGTFAVVFDPAGQEAPLTLTSVTGRHFFGHGVFSPDGRLLYATESDFDAAQGVVGIYDATDGYRRLGEFPTHGTGPHEMLLMPDGVTLVVANGGIETHPDYGRSELNIETMDPSVVFIDRRDGALVGQLRLDGGLHQLSIRHMAIDARSRVWFGCQYKGAPSQSPQLVGYASMDGVIKLINLPNDTLRDLRNYVGSVAASADGNTIAISSPEGDLLVAIDADAGQPRLVQALRSGCGLAADGAGFVASSGMGELIGVGENERAPQHYDFQFDNHMLRV, from the coding sequence ATGTGGCAGCGGCGGGCATTTTTGCAGGCGGCGGGTGCGGGCTTTGCCGCCAGTCTGATGCCGCGGCAAAGTCTGGCGCTGGAGCGCACGGCACTGGTGTTTGCCAGCGCGGTGCAGACGGCCAAGGGGCGCTATGGGGCCGTACTGCTGGGCGAGGCAGGCGAGCTGATTGCCAGCATTGATCTGCCCGACCGGGGGCATGATGTAACGATCAGCCGGGCGGCGGGGCGCGGGGTGGTTTTTGCGCGACAGCCGGGGACCTTTGCGGTGGTGTTTGACCCGGCGGGGCAGGAAGCGCCGCTGACGCTGACCAGCGTGACGGGGCGGCACTTTTTCGGGCACGGCGTGTTCTCGCCCGATGGCAGGCTGCTCTATGCCACCGAGAGCGATTTCGACGCCGCGCAGGGCGTGGTGGGGATTTATGACGCCACCGATGGCTATCGGCGGCTGGGCGAGTTTCCGACCCATGGCACCGGCCCGCATGAAATGCTGCTGATGCCCGACGGGGTGACGCTGGTGGTAGCCAATGGCGGGATCGAGACCCATCCCGATTATGGCCGGAGCGAGCTCAATATCGAGACCATGGACCCCTCAGTTGTGTTCATCGACCGACGCGATGGCGCGCTGGTGGGCCAGTTGCGGCTGGATGGTGGCCTGCATCAGCTTTCGATCCGGCATATGGCGATCGATGCGCGCAGCCGGGTGTGGTTTGGCTGCCAGTATAAGGGGGCACCGAGCCAGAGCCCGCAGCTGGTCGGCTATGCCAGCATGGACGGGGTCATCAAGCTGATCAACTTGCCCAATGATACGCTCCGTGACCTGCGCAATTATGTGGGCTCGGTGGCGGCCTCGGCCGATGGCAATACCATTGCAATTTCCTCGCCTGAGGGTGATCTGCTGGTGGCGATTGATGCCGATGCAGGGCAGCCCAGACTGGTGCAGGCCCTGCGCAGCGGTTGCGGGCTGGCAGCGGACGGCGCCGGCTTTGTGGCCAGCAGCGGCATGGGCGAGTTGATCGGTGTCGGTGAGAATGAACGCGCGCCGCAACACTATGATTTCCAGTTCGACAACCACATGCTGCGGGTGTGA
- a CDS encoding ABC transporter substrate-binding protein: protein MSIKKSLGASVSVLAVLAVSAPAFAQVDLDALYEAAKEEGQLTTIALPHNWCAYGDVIAGFKAKYPGITVNELNPDAGSADEIEAIKANQGNMGPQAPDVIDVGLSFGPAAKADGLIQPYKVSTWDTIPDDAKDADGYWYGDYYGVMAMLVNKDILDTSPTDWADLANDEYANAVALAGDPRASAQAIQSVYAAGLASGADADGAAEAGLKFFGDLNAKGNFVPVIGKAASLAQGTTPIVVAWDYNLLAWRDSFEGNPLAEIVVPQNGVVAGVYVQAISAYAPHPNAAKLWMEYLYSDEGQLGWLAGYCHPIRFNDLAAKGAIPQEMLDALPPAAAYEKAVFPSIEQQNAAKEVITSQWDSVVGANVE, encoded by the coding sequence ATGTCCATCAAGAAATCGCTCGGCGCATCCGTCTCGGTGCTTGCCGTGCTTGCCGTTTCTGCCCCCGCCTTTGCCCAGGTCGACCTTGACGCGCTCTATGAAGCCGCCAAGGAAGAAGGCCAGCTGACCACCATCGCCCTGCCGCACAACTGGTGTGCCTATGGCGATGTGATCGCCGGCTTCAAGGCAAAATACCCCGGCATTACCGTCAACGAACTGAACCCCGATGCGGGCTCTGCCGACGAAATCGAAGCCATCAAGGCCAATCAGGGCAATATGGGTCCACAGGCACCTGACGTGATCGACGTCGGCCTGTCCTTTGGTCCTGCCGCCAAGGCCGATGGCCTGATCCAGCCCTACAAGGTCTCGACCTGGGACACGATCCCTGACGATGCCAAGGATGCCGATGGCTACTGGTATGGCGACTATTATGGCGTGATGGCCATGCTGGTGAATAAGGACATTCTGGACACCTCGCCAACCGACTGGGCCGATCTGGCCAATGACGAATACGCCAATGCTGTCGCGCTTGCTGGCGATCCACGCGCATCCGCCCAGGCTATCCAGTCGGTTTATGCCGCTGGTCTGGCCTCCGGTGCCGATGCTGATGGCGCTGCTGAAGCGGGTCTGAAGTTCTTTGGCGATCTCAATGCCAAGGGCAATTTCGTTCCCGTCATCGGCAAGGCAGCTTCGCTGGCTCAGGGCACCACCCCGATCGTGGTTGCCTGGGACTACAATCTGCTCGCCTGGCGCGACAGCTTTGAAGGCAATCCGCTCGCCGAGATCGTCGTTCCTCAGAATGGCGTCGTGGCCGGCGTTTATGTTCAGGCCATCTCCGCCTACGCGCCGCATCCAAACGCTGCCAAGCTCTGGATGGAATACCTCTACTCCGACGAAGGCCAGCTCGGCTGGTTGGCTGGCTACTGCCACCCGATCCGCTTCAACGACCTGGCCGCCAAGGGTGCAATTCCGCAGGAAATGCTCGACGCACTGCCACCAGCCGCAGCCTACGAAAAGGCCGTGTTCCCCTCCATTGAACAGCAGAACGCTGCCAAGGAAGTGATCACCAGCCAGTGGGATTCGGTCGTCGGCGCCAACGTCGAATAG
- a CDS encoding di-heme oxidoredictase family protein produces MKTPLSIALIVLLASGVALAEDAGVRSDLTPEDLARVQRVTAPTTDFSKAENFEAKPAGKGTTTFAANADSFSHFLDNLSFEQEGQFKLGNALFRKIWVSSPSSTQASDGLGPLFNARGCQSCHIKDGRGHPPFEGQAENVSMFLRLSVPPGEHDTREGIDGVYAGEVGDPTYGGQLQDFAVPGLMGEGRMVIDYSDLPVTLGDGSVVTLRAPTYSVADLNYGPMAENVMLSPRLANPMIGLGLVEAIPAQDILAHADPQDADGDGISGRANWTIEPASQSVMLGRFGWKAGKATIASQSAAAFAGDIGISSPLVNTPFGDCTENQPECLAMPTGEQARLGPSEAPDPVMALVTFYSQTLGVPERRDVDAPNVLAGKQAFYAAGCASCHMPKFVTSRDAENPAHRFQLIWPYSDFLLHDMGEGLADHRPEGMADGFEWRTPPLWGIGLTETVSGHSFFLHDGRARNLTEAILWHGGEAQAARDAFAALSPATRDDLLSFLGSL; encoded by the coding sequence ATGAAAACACCTCTGAGCATCGCCCTGATTGTCCTGCTGGCGAGCGGTGTCGCCCTGGCGGAAGATGCCGGGGTGCGCAGCGATCTGACGCCGGAGGATCTGGCGCGCGTGCAGCGGGTGACGGCACCGACGACGGATTTCTCCAAGGCGGAGAATTTCGAGGCCAAGCCGGCGGGCAAGGGCACCACGACGTTTGCTGCAAATGCAGACTCGTTCAGCCATTTTCTGGACAATCTCAGCTTTGAACAGGAAGGCCAGTTCAAGCTGGGCAATGCGCTGTTCCGCAAGATCTGGGTGAGCTCGCCCAGTTCAACCCAGGCGTCGGACGGGCTGGGGCCGCTGTTCAATGCGCGGGGATGCCAGAGCTGCCATATCAAGGACGGGCGGGGGCATCCCCCGTTTGAAGGGCAGGCCGAGAATGTCTCGATGTTCTTGCGCCTGTCGGTGCCGCCGGGCGAACATGATACCCGCGAGGGGATCGACGGGGTGTATGCCGGGGAGGTGGGTGACCCCACCTATGGCGGGCAGCTGCAGGATTTTGCCGTACCGGGCCTGATGGGCGAAGGGCGCATGGTGATCGATTATAGCGATCTGCCGGTGACGCTGGGCGATGGCAGCGTGGTGACGCTGCGGGCGCCGACATATTCGGTGGCCGATCTCAATTACGGGCCGATGGCCGAGAATGTGATGCTGTCGCCGCGGCTGGCCAATCCGATGATAGGGCTGGGGCTGGTAGAGGCCATTCCAGCGCAGGACATTCTGGCCCATGCCGATCCGCAGGATGCGGACGGGGACGGAATTTCAGGGCGCGCCAACTGGACGATCGAGCCGGCCAGCCAGTCCGTGATGCTGGGACGGTTTGGCTGGAAGGCGGGCAAGGCCACCATTGCCAGCCAGTCGGCAGCGGCCTTTGCCGGCGATATCGGGATTTCCTCGCCGCTGGTGAATACCCCGTTTGGCGATTGCACCGAGAACCAGCCCGAATGTCTGGCCATGCCCACGGGCGAGCAGGCGCGGCTGGGACCCAGCGAAGCGCCCGATCCGGTGATGGCGCTGGTGACGTTTTATTCGCAGACGCTGGGGGTTCCCGAGCGGCGCGATGTGGACGCGCCCAATGTGCTGGCCGGCAAGCAGGCGTTTTACGCGGCGGGCTGCGCCAGCTGCCACATGCCCAAATTCGTGACCAGCCGCGATGCGGAAAACCCGGCGCACCGGTTTCAGCTGATCTGGCCGTATTCGGATTTCCTGCTGCATGATATGGGCGAAGGGCTGGCCGACCACCGGCCCGAGGGCATGGCGGATGGCTTTGAGTGGCGCACGCCGCCGCTATGGGGCATCGGGCTGACCGAGACGGTTTCGGGGCACAGCTTTTTCCTGCATGATGGTCGGGCCCGCAATCTGACCGAAGCCATTCTGTGGCATGGCGGAGAAGCGCAGGCGGCACGCGATGCGTTTGCCGCCCTGTCACCGGCCACGCGTGACGACCTGTTGAGTTTCCTGGGATCCCTGTAA
- the sseA gene encoding 3-mercaptopyruvate sulfurtransferase, with amino-acid sequence MDNPFVTTDWLAAHLSDPNLVVLDGSWHMPNAARNAQADYLAGHIPGAVFFDIDGVADTDSPLPHMLPAPADFAHMVGALGISETMTIVIYDEIGLFSAPRVWWTFKTMGAQNVRILSGGGPQWRAEKRPTEIGLVARPKQKFHTSFDADRVADFDTVRARSQDGASQIADARPAQRFHAEVPEPRKGLRAGHIPGSSNLPVSLLTEAGQMKSPEQLATLFAERDIALDKPLITSCGSGITAATLALAAELAGARSVAVYDGSWTEWGGRDDAEIEK; translated from the coding sequence GTGGACAACCCTTTCGTCACCACTGACTGGCTGGCAGCCCATCTGAGCGACCCCAATCTGGTGGTGCTTGATGGCAGCTGGCACATGCCCAATGCCGCGCGCAACGCCCAGGCCGACTATCTGGCCGGCCATATTCCCGGCGCGGTGTTCTTCGATATCGACGGCGTCGCCGATACCGACAGCCCCCTGCCACACATGCTGCCCGCGCCGGCCGACTTCGCCCACATGGTCGGCGCACTGGGCATCTCCGAGACCATGACCATTGTCATCTATGACGAGATAGGCCTGTTCTCGGCCCCGCGTGTCTGGTGGACTTTCAAGACCATGGGGGCCCAGAACGTGCGGATTCTCTCGGGCGGCGGCCCGCAATGGCGCGCTGAAAAGCGCCCCACCGAAATCGGACTGGTCGCCCGTCCCAAGCAGAAATTCCATACCAGCTTCGACGCGGATCGCGTCGCGGATTTTGATACCGTGCGCGCCCGCAGCCAGGATGGCGCCAGCCAGATTGCCGATGCCCGCCCTGCCCAGCGCTTTCACGCCGAAGTCCCCGAGCCCCGCAAGGGCCTGCGCGCCGGGCATATCCCCGGCTCGTCGAACCTGCCGGTCAGCCTGCTGACCGAAGCGGGACAGATGAAATCGCCCGAGCAATTGGCCACCCTGTTCGCCGAGCGCGACATCGCTTTGGACAAGCCGCTGATCACCAGCTGCGGCTCGGGGATAACGGCCGCAACCCTGGCCCTTGCCGCTGAACTGGCCGGCGCTCGATCGGTCGCCGTTTATGACGGCTCATGGACCGAGTGGGGCGGTCGCGACGATGCTGAAATAGAGAAGTAA
- a CDS encoding imelysin family protein — MISTGVRTLRSLAIALTLSVAPVAAYAAAPAEADVLANYADLALAGYEDSLSTAKALDAAIDALIADPSAANLDAAKDAWKAARIPYQQTEAFRFGNPIVDEWEGRVNAWPLDEGLIDYVDASYGTESDSNALYVANVIANPKISIDGEELDATDITPALLQEHLQEAAGVESNVATGYHAIEFLLWGQDLNGTDAGAGAREYTDYSTAEHADRRAAYLKAASSLLVSDLEEMVANWTADGAARAALPDLGISAILTGMGSLSFGEVAGERMKLGLLLHDPEEEHDCFSDNTHASHLNDAVGIQNVYLGKYTRVDGSVVEGPALASVIADHDAELDAEIQALLADTVAKMQAMADRAEAGEAYDQQIGEGNAEGNAVVQAAIDGLIAQTRGIERAVALLELGDAVTIEDSDSLSNPDAVFE, encoded by the coding sequence ATGATCTCGACCGGTGTCCGCACCCTGCGCAGCCTTGCCATCGCCCTTACCCTATCGGTGGCCCCCGTCGCAGCCTATGCCGCCGCGCCTGCAGAGGCCGATGTGCTCGCCAATTACGCCGATCTGGCGCTGGCGGGCTATGAGGATTCGCTGAGCACGGCCAAGGCGCTGGACGCGGCGATCGATGCGCTGATCGCTGATCCGAGCGCCGCCAATCTGGATGCCGCCAAGGATGCCTGGAAGGCCGCCCGCATTCCCTATCAGCAGACCGAGGCGTTCCGCTTCGGCAACCCGATCGTCGATGAGTGGGAAGGGCGCGTGAATGCCTGGCCGCTGGACGAGGGCCTGATCGACTATGTCGACGCCTCCTACGGCACCGAGAGCGACAGCAATGCGCTTTATGTGGCCAATGTCATCGCCAATCCCAAGATTTCCATTGATGGCGAAGAGCTCGATGCCACCGACATCACACCCGCGCTGCTGCAGGAACATCTGCAGGAAGCGGCCGGCGTGGAATCCAATGTGGCGACGGGCTATCACGCCATCGAATTCCTGCTGTGGGGGCAGGATCTGAACGGCACGGACGCTGGTGCCGGGGCGCGTGAGTACACCGATTACTCAACCGCCGAGCACGCCGATCGTCGTGCAGCCTATCTCAAGGCGGCCTCGAGCCTGCTGGTATCGGACCTTGAGGAGATGGTGGCCAACTGGACCGCTGATGGTGCCGCGCGCGCGGCGCTGCCCGATCTGGGGATTTCGGCGATCCTGACCGGCATGGGCTCGCTCAGCTTTGGCGAAGTGGCCGGCGAGCGCATGAAGCTGGGCCTGTTGCTGCATGATCCGGAAGAAGAGCATGACTGCTTCTCGGACAATACCCATGCGTCCCATCTCAACGACGCCGTGGGCATTCAGAATGTCTATCTGGGCAAATATACCCGCGTGGACGGTTCGGTGGTTGAAGGCCCTGCGCTGGCCAGCGTGATTGCCGACCATGACGCCGAACTGGACGCTGAAATCCAGGCCTTGCTGGCCGATACCGTGGCCAAGATGCAGGCGATGGCTGACCGCGCTGAAGCGGGCGAAGCCTATGACCAGCAGATTGGCGAAGGCAATGCCGAGGGCAATGCGGTGGTGCAGGCAGCCATTGACGGGCTGATCGCCCAGACGCGTGGCATTGAGCGCGCCGTGGCGCTGCTCGAGCTGGGCGATGCGGTGACCATTGAGGATAGCGACAGCCTGAGCAATCCGGACGCAGTGTTCGAATAA